Genomic segment of Flavobacteriales bacterium:
ATAGTCAATAATTGACGACATTTTGTCGGCACCAATTATGACTACTTTTTTATATTGTCCGCTTTCTACAAACCGACGACCAGTCTCCAGTGCAAACATAAATCCGGAGCAGGCAGCGGCTAAATCGTACCCCCATGCATTGGTTGCTCCTAATTTGTCACAAATAATGTTGGCTGTGGCCGGAAATATTAAATCAGGAGTAACGGACGCACAGATAAGTAAATCTATTTCTTTGGCAGATATACCCCTTTTTTTCAAAAGGCCTTCTACTGCAGGAATGGCCATTGCCGAAATTCCTTTACCCTCTCCTTTAAGGATGTGCCTAGTTTCTATTCCTGTTCTGGCACGAATCCATTCATCGGTGGTGTCAACAATTTTCTCTAAATCGAAGTTGGTTACAACGTCTTCCGGAACATATCCGTTAACTGCCGTAATTGCCGCTCGTAGTTTACTCATTGCAAATTTTTAAGTCGGTAAAAATAGTAGAAATTAAAGAGATGCCTTTATTTTTTGAATTAAGTTGGATAAAACAACTTGTTTTGTTAACCGAATCATGTTCACAAATGTATTGGCTTTGCTGATGCCGTGTCCGATAATAACAGGCTTGTTTACGCCCAATATTGCTGTTCCGCCATACATCTCAAAGTTGAAACGGTCGAGAAACTCATCGTTTATACCTCTCTTTTTTAATTGATAGAAAAATCCCTCACAGGTTTTTAGCACAATATTTCCAGTAAAGCCATCGCAAACAATTACATCGGCAATGTCAGAAAATAAATCTCTACCTTCTACATTGCCAATAAAGTGGATGTTTTTTGTGTCTTCAAGCATGGGGTATGCAGCCTGATTCACAAGATTTCCTTTTTCTTTTTCTTCGCCAATGCTTAAAAGGCCAACCTTGGGTTGCTCTATACCCAAAACATGTTTTGCATATAGTGAACCTAAAACGGCAAATTGTGCCAAAACATCTGGTTTCACATCTGCATTTGCACCAACGTCGAGCATCAACCCACTGGTGCCATCGGTTTTGGGAACCAATGTGGTTAATGAGGGTCTTAAAATACCTTCAATTGCCTTAACCGTGTAAAGAGCCCCAACCATCATGGCTCCTGTGTTTCCAGCTCCT
This window contains:
- the plsX gene encoding phosphate acyltransferase PlsX, with product MRIGLDAMGGDFAPEQVIRGVISAMQQDDLSEVHFVLIGDQPELEKRLSGVENNGRWSIIPSTEVIGMGEHPTRAISQKRNSSINIGLKMLAEGQIDGFAGAGNTGAMMVGALYTVKAIEGILRPSLTTLVPKTDGTSGLMLDVGANADVKPDVLAQFAVLGSLYAKHVLGIEQPKVGLLSIGEEKEKGNLVNQAAYPMLEDTKNIHFIGNVEGRDLFSDIADVIVCDGFTGNIVLKTCEGFFYQLKKRGINDEFLDRFNFEMYGGTAILGVNKPVIIGHGISKANTFVNMIRLTKQVVLSNLIQKIKASL